From a region of the Neobacillus niacini genome:
- a CDS encoding DUF262 domain-containing protein, giving the protein MNTYKINPEIENLAIGVLIDRINKGYELQTIEHELKDEEILKYNGSIILAPEYQREYRFSIEDEIKLIESVLVGIPIPPIFLATDRYNNVRVTNVVDGQHRLRALYRFYNNEFKLNGLKLLNGLDGKSFNDLHIDTKSEFTEVTLLVTIFKDFPGTEFELEIFNRYNKGTKPLSPQEIRHAVYNSPFNTYINNFTFNLYNKKGQPELYHSYNITKDRIQKKKVQEGLFVILSILEYGINENYEKSLVYAENYMKEKADLDKSNPTQVQENFHLVKSIFEDFNKFIIKIHEVCEFPFSKELYGVSSRNYKFQISIAMILAGIFNKLYTDTELLNGIFESNDIRNAFLNTIRINLRESFLEDPDYNASTTNSREILKLIKNIFSDIDTSTQLLLSRNNK; this is encoded by the coding sequence ATGAATACATATAAAATTAACCCTGAAATTGAAAACTTAGCCATCGGTGTATTAATTGACAGAATTAACAAAGGTTACGAACTGCAAACAATTGAACACGAGTTAAAAGATGAGGAAATTTTAAAATATAATGGCTCAATTATTCTAGCCCCAGAATATCAAAGAGAGTATAGATTTTCTATTGAGGATGAAATAAAACTTATTGAATCTGTTTTAGTTGGAATCCCAATCCCTCCTATTTTCTTGGCTACTGACAGATATAATAATGTAAGGGTAACAAATGTTGTTGATGGTCAACATAGACTTCGTGCGTTATACAGATTTTACAATAATGAATTTAAACTAAATGGATTAAAACTTTTAAATGGTCTTGATGGTAAAAGTTTTAATGATTTACATATAGATACAAAATCAGAATTTACCGAAGTAACTTTGCTGGTAACTATATTCAAAGACTTTCCAGGTACAGAATTTGAACTTGAGATATTCAACAGATATAACAAAGGAACAAAGCCTTTATCTCCTCAAGAGATACGACATGCTGTATATAATTCTCCTTTTAATACATATATAAACAACTTTACTTTCAATCTTTATAATAAAAAAGGTCAGCCAGAACTATATCATTCATACAATATAACCAAAGATAGGATTCAAAAGAAAAAAGTGCAGGAAGGCCTGTTTGTAATACTTAGTATTTTAGAGTATGGCATTAATGAAAACTATGAAAAATCATTAGTATATGCTGAAAACTATATGAAAGAAAAAGCTGATTTAGACAAAAGTAATCCAACCCAAGTACAAGAGAACTTCCATTTAGTAAAAAGTATATTCGAAGACTTCAATAAATTTATCATTAAAATACATGAGGTATGTGAGTTTCCTTTTTCAAAAGAACTTTATGGTGTATCAAGCAGGAACTACAAATTTCAAATCTCAATTGCTATGATATTAGCAGGTATATTCAATAAGTTATATACAGATACGGAATTGCTTAATGGTATATTTGAATCAAACGACATCAGAAATGCTTTTTTGAACACTATTAGGATTAATCTCAGGGAATCTTTCCTGGAAGACCCTGATTATAATGCTTCAACAACAAATTCTAGAGAAATATTAAAACTAATTAAGAATATCTTTTCAGATATAGATACGTCTACACAATTGCTTCTTAGTAGAAACAATAAATAA
- a CDS encoding FRG domain-containing protein, with protein sequence MTSESASQLVVEQKNEEDMEVFEEEQEEKITKLSEYMSYVEALPDVFSLSRGQTGDYPLLPSALRKDSKGNRKFTRQAVAHFLNQFKINSHYYMDSPWDIKNAYEWMIHAQHYGLPTRLLDFTQSHIIALMFAVERAFTNDDSQDAVVWFLDPKKLNTLHSNRTDLIVLSNENDRDLKLDDFNGPVIVQGRKLNNRINAQNGVFLYFQDTEVPLEEKVTADDILRKVIICGKHKKDILVSLYAMGVGFTQIYPELSSVSKDILMRDSISEYLRYIQEGGEE encoded by the coding sequence ATGACAAGTGAGTCGGCGAGTCAGTTAGTAGTTGAACAAAAAAATGAAGAGGATATGGAAGTATTTGAAGAAGAGCAAGAAGAAAAAATTACAAAATTAAGTGAGTACATGTCGTATGTAGAAGCATTACCTGATGTATTTAGTCTATCGAGAGGACAAACTGGTGATTACCCTTTATTACCCAGTGCACTAAGAAAAGACTCAAAAGGAAACAGAAAGTTTACTCGTCAAGCAGTAGCTCACTTCTTGAATCAATTTAAAATAAATAGTCATTATTATATGGACTCTCCATGGGATATTAAGAATGCATACGAGTGGATGATTCATGCTCAACACTATGGCCTGCCTACTAGACTTTTAGACTTTACTCAGTCTCATATCATTGCTTTAATGTTTGCGGTAGAAAGAGCTTTTACAAATGATGACTCTCAAGATGCTGTTGTTTGGTTTTTAGACCCCAAAAAATTAAATACTTTACATAGCAATAGAACAGATTTAATCGTGCTATCAAATGAAAATGATAGAGATTTAAAACTAGATGACTTCAATGGCCCAGTAATTGTCCAAGGAAGAAAGCTTAATAATCGCATCAATGCCCAAAACGGAGTTTTCTTATACTTCCAGGATACTGAGGTGCCTTTAGAAGAAAAAGTTACAGCAGATGATATTTTGAGAAAAGTCATTATATGTGGCAAGCATAAAAAGGATATTCTTGTCTCTCTGTATGCAATGGGAGTAGGTTTCACACAAATATATCCTGAATTGTCTTCTGTTAGTAAAGACATACTGATGAGAGACAGTATTAGCGAATATTTAAGATACATACAAGAAGGAGGCGAGGAATAA
- a CDS encoding HNH endonuclease, translating into MKEYEREVISIPASGTLDLIYKYGIHARPDKKGYPYKNSLYYTFRGKGGVMERLYFVEDIFILDPYDINMINNTIQDTKRKERVIRYIEERKNTYHFNEQNTPYKFYMLKPFLELKNKPKHPHQANHCYFTIKELLSEKTELKVSNGNTRVSYLNNSAFTAEEIANNSTYSEGSVQKVLVNKYERNSKARQESLNHYGYNCVVCNFNFEKAYGELAKGIIQVHHLKPLHEIASKYEVDPIRDLRPVCPNCHSVIHSRRPAYEIEELREILKRLK; encoded by the coding sequence TTGAAGGAATATGAGAGGGAAGTTATTTCAATACCTGCAAGTGGAACTTTAGATTTAATATATAAATATGGAATCCATGCACGTCCAGATAAGAAGGGGTATCCATATAAAAATTCACTCTATTATACATTTAGGGGAAAGGGAGGTGTAATGGAGAGATTATATTTTGTTGAGGATATTTTTATACTTGACCCCTATGACATAAATATGATTAATAATACAATCCAAGATACAAAGCGAAAGGAAAGAGTTATTCGTTATATAGAGGAAAGAAAAAATACATATCATTTTAATGAACAGAATACTCCTTATAAATTCTATATGTTAAAGCCTTTCCTTGAATTAAAAAATAAGCCAAAGCATCCGCACCAAGCAAACCATTGTTACTTTACGATAAAAGAACTTCTGAGTGAAAAAACGGAACTAAAGGTTTCTAATGGAAATACTAGGGTTTCATATCTTAATAACAGTGCTTTCACGGCTGAGGAAATTGCAAATAATTCTACTTACTCTGAAGGCTCTGTTCAAAAGGTATTGGTCAATAAATATGAAAGGAACTCAAAGGCACGACAAGAAAGTTTGAATCATTATGGATATAATTGTGTTGTATGTAATTTTAATTTTGAAAAAGCGTATGGAGAATTAGCCAAGGGTATTATCCAAGTTCATCATTTAAAACCATTACATGAAATTGCTAGTAAGTATGAGGTAGACCCTATTAGAGATTTGCGACCTGTCTGTCCAAATTGCCATTCTGTAATTCACAGTAGAAGACCAGCATATGAAATTGAGGAATTAAGAGAGATTCTCAAGCGATTAAAATAG
- a CDS encoding restriction endonuclease PLD domain-containing protein: MANIIWQTFSEQEKEEYIQFLKIFGSLSGLFKDNQEGNNAKKPYLYYRNHEQLYARCFNVEDLTRKDSAFDALAHVGDKKVGVGLKTWIHTGDLTYQKVAEFNKLAPTEIRPLIDHATPEEVIAKVSKLRNERIWLDKRLYNTLEGDDIYHYITRDDDVMNIIETTYDLVQEDSLKLISSNGKTFSFTDGLRNYKFYASKSVLLEEFDATKPNIITTVPIRQFDDPFELLRTIDFAEDKTIQKIEEVIYLPLYSDVSFTVEEHSGFNAWNGKPKTKGSLTPRPVFEAYATIPSWIHRLFPRFFVIDAFDKNEIKNSDGFNLHLPDGRIIQARCTQENGKSLQTNPQSILGKWILHDVLGLGAREVLTLKRLNDLGVDSLKITKIDNENFKIDLAETYAFEKWKIDLRSKLEELKKDNPRLRLPVFRDELFEAE; encoded by the coding sequence ATGGCAAATATTATATGGCAAACATTTTCTGAACAAGAAAAAGAAGAATATATTCAATTTTTGAAAATATTCGGTTCGTTGTCAGGATTATTTAAAGATAATCAAGAGGGGAATAATGCAAAGAAGCCATATCTTTATTATCGTAATCATGAACAACTTTATGCACGCTGTTTTAATGTTGAGGACTTGACACGTAAAGATAGTGCTTTTGATGCATTGGCTCACGTAGGTGATAAGAAAGTAGGTGTGGGATTAAAAACATGGATTCACACTGGTGATTTAACTTATCAAAAAGTTGCTGAATTTAATAAGTTGGCACCAACTGAAATTCGGCCTTTGATAGATCATGCCACTCCTGAAGAAGTGATTGCAAAAGTTTCCAAATTGAGAAATGAGCGTATTTGGTTGGATAAGCGTTTGTATAATACACTGGAGGGCGATGATATTTATCATTATATTACTCGTGATGACGATGTAATGAATATCATTGAAACAACATATGACTTGGTTCAAGAAGATAGCTTGAAATTGATTTCATCAAATGGAAAAACATTTTCATTTACTGATGGATTGAGAAATTATAAGTTTTATGCAAGTAAAAGTGTTTTGTTAGAAGAATTTGACGCAACAAAACCAAATATTATTACAACTGTTCCTATTAGGCAATTTGATGATCCATTTGAATTATTGCGAACGATTGATTTTGCTGAAGATAAAACAATTCAAAAAATAGAGGAAGTAATTTACTTGCCTTTATATTCAGATGTGTCTTTTACAGTTGAAGAACATTCAGGATTTAATGCTTGGAATGGTAAACCAAAAACAAAAGGCTCGTTAACTCCTAGACCAGTATTTGAAGCCTATGCAACTATTCCGTCATGGATACATAGACTATTTCCTCGTTTCTTTGTTATTGATGCTTTCGATAAAAATGAAATAAAAAATTCGGATGGATTTAATTTACATTTGCCGGATGGAAGAATAATTCAAGCTCGTTGTACACAAGAAAATGGGAAAAGTTTACAAACAAATCCACAATCAATTTTAGGTAAATGGATCTTACATGATGTTTTAGGATTAGGGGCTAGAGAAGTTTTAACACTTAAACGTTTAAATGATTTGGGTGTTGATAGTTTGAAAATAACTAAAATTGATAATGAAAATTTCAAAATAGATTTAGCTGAAACTTATGCGTTTGAAAAATGGAAGATTGATTTGCGTAGCAAATTAGAAGAATTAAAGAAAGATAATCCACGATTACGATTGCCAGTTTTTCGTGATGAACTATTTGAAGCTGAATAA